The window CACGTACTCAGCGCGCAGGTGGCTGCCGTCGTGCTCAGCCTGATCGCGGTTGGAGTCGAGCTGCTGATTGTCCGTCCGCCGCAGGCCGCACAAGCCGCTTTCATCGTGATTTTTCTGTTCGCGGTGCCCACCGGGGTCGTGCTGAGCCTGGTCTACTTACGCGCAGCGCCGCAGGCACGATGGCTCCACTGGGTGAGCGCAATGGTGGTCGCCGGCTCGCTGGGCTGCGCGTTTTACCTCGAAGCCTTATACCGCGCCCAGGGGCTGCATTACGGTTATCAGACCATCACGTTCGTACTCATCTTCAATTTTCTATTGCTGGGCTTGCGGTACTACCAGGCGCAGGCCTTGGCGCTCTCCGGTCTTGCGGCACTGACGATCATGCATCTTCGGATTGGCACTCCGGTACCTGAGCTTGCCCATGCGGTCTACAACTACCTCGCGGTCGCCACGTTGGCCAGTACGGCGGGTTACCTGCAGGAGTACATCGTTCGGACCAATTTTCTGGATCGCGGAATCCGTCGCCATCAGGCGCTGCACGATCGTCTGACCGGCCTGCTCAACCGTCATGGACTGGATGTTCACGCCGAACGCAGCTGGCGAAACGCCAGTCGTGAGCAAATACCCGTTGCGGTCGCGGTGTTTGATATCGACTGGTTCAAGCATTACAACGACGAGCTGGGTCATCCTGCGGGCGACGCCTGCCTGGCCCGTGTGGCGGGCGCGCTGCTGCGTCATGTGCGACGCCCCTTGGACTGCGCCGCCCGACTGGGTGGCGAAGAGTTTGCGGTGGTCTGGTACGACGTGGATGAGACGGCCGCGCAGCGCCTGGCAGAGCGGTTTCGCCAGGCCGTGGAGGCCTTACGCATCGCGCATCCTGCCCATGTCTCCGAGTGGGTGACACTAAGCGGTGGCGTCGCGGTGGTCAGACCAGGTGAAGGGACGAGTCTGAGTTCGGCGATTCTGGCTGCAGATACGGCGCTCTACGCCGCCAAGCGAAACGGGCGTAATCGTGTGATGCTGTTCAGCGAAGAAGCCGGAATGTAAACCCTAACGCCCGGCAGCCCCGGTCTGGCGAAGTTGTTCGGGGTTGGCCACGGCCATGGCTTGAGCGCCAAAAATGATCATGCGAACCATCGTGACCATTTGGTCGGCAATGGCTTCACGTTCCTGGGGTGAGGCATCGATCGCGGTGCCGCCCAGTGCAAATACCAGACGGGTGATGGCCTTGGCAGCCAATTCGGGGGCATGGACGCGCTGTCCGCGTTGGTCGGCCAGCCGGACCAGGTCGGTGCACAGCTCGTCTTCGAAGTACTGCAACTCGCGTTCGACGGCCTGCTTGAATGCATCGGAGCCGACGGTTCCCTCGCAGAGCAGGACATGCAACAACTTCGCGTCCGAGGCCAACTGCGCCATGAAGACCATGACCGACGGGCGGGTGACTTCCTGGGTGGAGGAAACCTGCAGGCGGGCATCACGGATGATCTGGCGCAGGCTCTGACCCGCCATGTCGATCAGTGCGACGGCAAGCTCGTCGACATCGCGAAAATGCCGATAAAAACTGTTCGGGGCGATGCCGGCCTCACGCGTGACCTCGCGCAGGCTAAGAGTCGAAACACTGCGATGTGGCCCGATCAAGCGAAGTGCAGCGTCAATAATGTCCTGTCGGGTAATCACGATGGGCGTGCGACCGAGTCGATACGGGGCGCCGATTGTACAGCGGTGCCGGCAGGTGGCAGCACCAAGCGCCTCGGCGACTGCGGCGCGCCGCCTGGGGTGAGATACTAGCGACCTCCGTCCCGGCTATCGGGGCTTCGCCTCCACAGGGCCAGACCGAGCATGTCCCCAACCGCCGAACACTTTGACGT of the Abyssibacter profundi genome contains:
- a CDS encoding GGDEF domain-containing protein; its protein translation is MNGDKLKIEELEQQRARGHYRLVFHPRLEAAFRAYYLRFMRRHVLSAQVAAVVLSLIAVGVELLIVRPPQAAQAAFIVIFLFAVPTGVVLSLVYLRAAPQARWLHWVSAMVVAGSLGCAFYLEALYRAQGLHYGYQTITFVLIFNFLLLGLRYYQAQALALSGLAALTIMHLRIGTPVPELAHAVYNYLAVATLASTAGYLQEYIVRTNFLDRGIRRHQALHDRLTGLLNRHGLDVHAERSWRNASREQIPVAVAVFDIDWFKHYNDELGHPAGDACLARVAGALLRHVRRPLDCAARLGGEEFAVVWYDVDETAAQRLAERFRQAVEALRIAHPAHVSEWVTLSGGVAVVRPGEGTSLSSAILAADTALYAAKRNGRNRVMLFSEEAGM
- the fabR gene encoding HTH-type transcriptional repressor FabR — protein: MITRQDIIDAALRLIGPHRSVSTLSLREVTREAGIAPNSFYRHFRDVDELAVALIDMAGQSLRQIIRDARLQVSSTQEVTRPSVMVFMAQLASDAKLLHVLLCEGTVGSDAFKQAVERELQYFEDELCTDLVRLADQRGQRVHAPELAAKAITRLVFALGGTAIDASPQEREAIADQMVTMVRMIIFGAQAMAVANPEQLRQTGAAGR